Below is a window of Oryza brachyantha chromosome 10, ObraRS2, whole genome shotgun sequence DNA.
ACAGCAGGTTCAATTGCATTAGCAGCAGCATCAAGATCCCATCCTGCAGCTTTCATCATGTTGATCAAGGGCTTTGAAAAATCATGTATCGACTGATACGCATTATCAACAGCAGATGTAAATAAACTCGGTGTCAACTCAATGGAAAAGTAGTTGTCTTCATCATCAGATTCCTCAGATTCCTTGTTGAGTAAGCCCCTTTGTTTCAGTTTCTTCTCCAGCTTTGATTTCCTAAGTTTAGCCTCATCGATTTGCTGCTGTAAATGTGTGATCTCTGTATCTCTAGTTTGGATCTGAGACTGGAACTTCTTTACCATGACCTCATATGTCTTCAGCAAGTTCTGCTGCTCTTGTATTTCAGAAAGCAGGCGTGCATCTTGAGGTGTTGATGCTACAGGCTTAGGATTTTTCTCTCTGTAAGCATGCTTGAGTTCTGAAAGCTTTGTAAGCTCCTCTATGACTAGCTGATCTGCGGCTTGGATCTTGTCTGGATCATATGGGGTGTGAGCTTCCTGCAGCTGAATGTATGCAGACTTTAAGGAGGATATATTGTTGAATATCCTTCCAATCATAGTGTCCATTGAGCCCATGTTCTGATTCATGTTTTCGTCAATTGGTTGAGGATGAACCTTCTGGTTGTTGTTATCATAATTTTGCGACTCCTTAGAGCCTGGCAGTACCATTACTTCTTCCCCTCAGGATCAGCTAGGTTAGTTGATTTTAACCGACCAACCAATTGGCATCCACctgaaaagataatttttcaaCTCAGGTCATACTTTTACCACAACTAGACCTACCAATTGC
It encodes the following:
- the LOC102702783 gene encoding protein GRAVITROPIC IN THE LIGHT 1; protein product: MVLPGSKESQNYDNNNQKVHPQPIDENMNQNMGSMDTMIGRIFNNISSLKSAYIQLQEAHTPYDPDKIQAADQLVIEELTKLSELKHAYREKNPKPVASTPQDARLLSEIQEQQNLLKTYEVMVKKFQSQIQTRDTEITHLQQQIDEAKLRKSKLEKKLKQRGLLNKESEESDDEDNYFSIELTPSLFTSAVDNAYQSIHDFSKPLINMMKAAGWDLDAAANAIEPAVVYTRRAHKKYAFESYICQRMFGGFQEESFSVKGSNISVSNEAFFHQFLAVRAMDPLDVLSQNPDSIFGKFCRSKYLLLVHPKMEGSFFGNMDQRNYVMSGGHPRTPFYQAFLKLAKSIWLLHRLAYSFDPKVKVFQVKKGSDFSEIHMESVVKNIILDEGAERPKVGLMVMPGFLIGTSVIQSRVYLSGVKCAD